The Musa acuminata AAA Group cultivar baxijiao chromosome BXJ2-5, Cavendish_Baxijiao_AAA, whole genome shotgun sequence genomic interval ATTATGAAccccaaaaaaaaagggaaaaccaagTGCATAGGGTTGTCCTTTGCATTTTGACATGTCAGCTAGATTCAGTAGAATATAAAAGAAAGAATGAATTGGTTGTTGCATACAAATCCATGTCATGCATTTTCAGATAAAAAGAAACAATACTTTATTGGGCATTTAAACTTACAAGGATCTAATTTCATCCTTAATTTGATGAAGACGGTTAATCTCCTTATCACCTGCCAGATAGGAGAAAATCCTAAAAAATCACAAGGCTAACTAATTAATTTAAGGCAACAGCAGAAAGAAGAGAAGATAAACATCGCAACTTTACTTGATATAGTTAGAGATGGAACTGCTTCTTCTAGAAGAAACCCAGATGCTTCTTCAAATACTGCCTCTTCCCTAAGAAGCTCCATTTCGATCTCAGCTTCTTCAAGTTCCTAAAATTTTTCCCATTGTAAAATTAAGCTAGATGAATATCAGAAAAGCAATGAGttaatcctaacttttttttaccTGAGACTGCTGATCAATTCTCTCTGAGAAAAACTCAAAGTAGGATTGAATGGAAGTCAGAGAAGACAAGACCTATTAAATGGAACAATttataagaaaatataaattaaaaaggaAAGAAGCAATGTCATTTATCGAAATGACATACAGAGAAATGCACATGGTTAACAAAGTCAAATAGTAGCTACTTCTAATTTGCCGCAAGATATTAATGAATGACTGAATACTGATTATGACATTATGCATAATACTCCCTTTTGAATTACAATGATCATCTTTAGGTTATAAGACAAAGATTAAATTGTATGAGATAATAAAATTGGTGTAATGGACCAAACAGAAAATAAATGTACAGTgggttttgattcatttgtcatatTGTTATAATTTAACCTGCTTAATTGAGTTTGGGCATCCTTTGATTGGTTTAGAATGAGCTTAGGTAAAATGTCGGAGTTACGGTTCAATTTGGATCCCCAGATAGTTAGTTTTGGTGAGgtaaaaatttataattacagTACCTGTTGTTGAATGATAATCGCGAGTCAAATCATTTTGGGTATTCGTATGGAATGAATTTAAATCTTGGTCTATCACCTGTTTCCATGACTAATTGAACTGGTATGGTACCCATATATCAGGTGGTCTACTAAACATTACTGCTAGGCACTaccaaagaaataataataaaacaacaaCTACTAACTAGTCATGACTTATATGGCCGGTTACCAATCCTTGGTCGGTGATAGAATACCGGTCCATACTGGACTGGTACAATTAAAATTTGATTCCTTTGTCATGCCTGCCGATTTGCTTAAACTGGGTTTGAGCACCCTTTAATTGGGTTTGGCATGTGTGCTGATCATGGAAGTCCGTATCCGAGATGAGTTTATGTTCCTAGGTAGTTGGTAAAGTTTGGGTGGAATGGAATTCACGTATACCATCACCAATCAATTTCCTAAATTCACTGCTAAAAGTCATCCTTGAACATGCTATAAACGTCTTCTTCAGTATACAATATGCCTGTTGATGCCATCTTGTTTCAGCTACTTGAATAAGCTCTTAGTTTCCTATGTGAATGTCTACAGAAATCAATTTAGAACCTCCTGAAAGGATACTGTATTTGAGACTAGACGAAGTCAAATTAATTCTGAGAATGGATATTGGAATATATGGAATAAATTCCACAAGGACATGGATAACCATACCAAAAGAATGACCAGTACTTTAATTTTAAGCTCTAAACCATAAGAAAGGAGTGGAAGGCTTCAGTAATTTTCTGTTTAATTGCACTTATCATGGAAACTAGATCCTGCAAGTATCTTTTATATAGGCTCTGTGGGAGCATGAAGTCTCAAgcagtttcttttattttttcagcCTTTTGTATGTTTTTCAAAATCATACATACTAATGACACCAAGTGTCCATACACTATAGATCATATGGTACCGGCCCTAGCCCTGACTGATAGACTACTAACACACAAAATTGCAAGCCTTTACTAGAACTCCATGTGTTTTGCGTCTCAAGTCTAAGTGATGTAGATTTCCCAAGCAAAAAAATTGCACGTTTCAAAAGGAAAATAGTGATTTTATTCTAATTGGTCACATGCACATTATGGGTCACATACCACCCCCTCTCCAGTTATATATACAATAGATaatgaattatatataattataaaacatTAATTCATTTATTGTAGCTTTAAAAATCAAAAGATGTGAAAAGTATTTATGAGCATTAAGCTCAAATTATCCTAATTAACTTCGAAAACTAAAAAGAATATACTATTTCCTGTGGTTTAAGGACATTCTTTATCTTTAGTCCACAATATTTATCAAATTGTAGAAGTTATACTTTTGAATCTAAATAGAACCTTTTGTTGGCAAAAGAATCTTCAAAGCAACTATATATTAAACTAGAGGGTGTGTGGTATTGACCCCTAAACATGAATCTGACTGGACTTGCTAAATAGTTATGTTGTGAACTGATATGGATTCCTGTACCCAAGTGGTCATATTAATTAGTTGGTTCCTAGATTTATAGGTTTAATCCAGTATGTTCAAATCAAAGTCTTTTAACATTGTAGCAGTTTATTATAAGATAAGATATATGATATTCATGGGTGTCGGGTTTGTTAATGTAGGGAATCAGATGAGGCAATGCTTTACTTTGAGATCGATTCTTGAAATCTTAGACCAGAGGAGTTCATCTCAAGAATTTTCACTGCCAattcaaatgaaatttgacattttACTAGTGTCGTTGTTGAGTAATTCCTGAAAAGCTTGAATTTCTCTTTAATTTTGGTTTATATTGGATAAAACATTGACACAATTAAAAATTACTTTTCATACATAAACATTACAGTTCATCTAGGAATTAAATAACAATAAGTCCACTATATATTGAAAATGCAGGGCATTGAGAATGAAGcccaataatataataaaaatgggATTTTATTGTGTGTTTGCATTCCATAATATTCGTAACTAGTATCAGAACttgtaatttaattaaaaaagttCCAAAAGGCTTATGACCTTTCTTTTTCCTATGAACAAATCATTCCCAGTAAGAATTTTGTATATTGTCATTCAGTGTTTTGCATATGTACCGTTTAAGATAcatatattttatgtatatacCTCTTTAGCATTAATTTTTGCACCAGTATTCTCAGAGATACAAAATACGTtttcagaaaagaaaattatcattatattttgTTGGATAGTTAAATTAATTATGTGAAATCATATGCATGGTTGAGGAATATCAAATTTAGATGTCACATACACTTTCAAAACTATAACTCCGAAAGTACTCAAAAGGAAACCATAACTCGAAGGAAACCATCAGCAAACAACCAGGATTAAGAGACTTAGATGCTAATAACACTAATTTTAACaacaaaagatataaaaaattgaAGGAAGACAAACTAATAGGCAATTAACAGTGATTTAAGAAGATAATTCTAAAAGAAAAACCATGTGAAGTAATATTTTTAGTCCAAATCCATAAGATATGTATTATGAGGATTATGGTATCAAAAGTATTAAGTATGGCAAGAAGCATATATGCAAACAATAAACTGTGATGGGCTTCTTCTTCCTCATAGAATGGTACATAACAACATATCATGTGTTGATACGGCAATATGTACCAGACACTACTTGGCAATGGCTGGACCTGTGCGAATCTTGTACCCGAAATTGTATATCTCGGTTACCGCTAGCCATAAAATTCAGAATATTATTTCAATACCCCTGCTTATGTCTTATTGGACTGCAGTACTAAAAGTTGCTTGGTATGCTTGCACAATCAATTCAAATGTATACCACCACAGTATGGTCCATATGCTATGGTATTTGAAACTCAAAATTTAATTCTTGATCCAATACCAGTATCAATAATCTACTGGACTGATATGATCATATACTGAGCAGCACACAGACCTGTACCACCAGGTATCAtccaaaaaatatcatatataaataatatagacCAATATCGGACCATGTTTAGAACCATGTATTTAGGTAGACTTGGGGTGCGACAAAATAATATAGGCAAAGATAGGAACCCATATAAAACAATAAAACAAACAATGCTTTGGCTCCGAATTCCTGCCCAAAACTAACTCATCATATGTGGCTCTTTCAGAAAATCTAACTTGTGGGCCTGCTAGGTGTCGCTGAATCAGTGTGTGCTAGGACTGACTCATGTAAGATAGTGGAATGAACCAGTGGAAAAACTAATTGGACCCCAAATCTAAACATGGCCTTATCATTAAGTGCTCAAACCGAGTAAATCATCTCCATAGGTGGTAATACCCTGCCCTCACCAAAACagataagaaaaaagaaataatctGTCATAGTATCTGACCTGAAGAATTGTCTCCCGAATGCTTTGAAAGTTAGAATCACTTGGCTTCCCCATCGAGCTGGATGATAGCACTTCTTTCAGAACcttccataaaaaaataaaaaactaagatTAAAAAGCTGGATGATAGCTGTAACAAACAGACCATAAAGCCATGAAAAAACagattaaaaatcaaaataaattgtTTCACATAATAAAATGCCAAAACCAACCATTAAACAGACAGGGCAAACATACCGGTTTTGcgccatcaaattcatttctaagTTTGCACAAAGATAGGCACAAATTTTTCTCCAAGTCATTAAGCACGcctgaaattaaataaaaaatttcaaatagcctaatggtttaaaattttttcatcTAACAAATTTCTAACACAGGAAATGTAAATTATATAAGTGATTGTTCAAGACAATATTTTGAATACATAATAACAATGATGCCCTTGTGTTGTTACACTACAACATATAATTGGAAACGAACATCAGcaaaatatgtaaaaaaatatGCAAGTACCTATCTTTGACATTCCCATCTGCTCCAGGTTCCTCCAAACACTTTCAGGTATCAAAGTAATATCCTCAGCAGGAGAATAAAGACATGCACTTGCCAGAATGTGCAATGAGAGTCTTGTTATATGACCCACTTCCATTGAATTAGTAACTTTGCCCATTCCTCGAAGGATGGTATGAGTGGATACCAGGAAGGATTGCAGTTGAGCTCTCTCTGCATATGGGACAAAGGCTAGTAACAGCACCATTGCATGTGTTCGCAACAGCATTGAAGGGTCAGAGGATGCTACTACTATCACTCTATCCCATGTCTTTGTAACTAAAATGGAAGCTACTGATTCAGGAACAATCCCTACAGATCGAGAGCAAACCAAATTTTGTTTAACTGAGTAAGGCAGTTCATTCACACCATTGTAGCTGCCTAGGTCAACAATTCTCCCAAGATGACGCAATGCAACAGATCGTTGTTCTGGTTCTGAATGACCCAACATTGTGCAGAATAAGTCCACCAATGAAGCCTCATTACCACTAAGGTTATCAATGCCCCTTTCAAATAATGATGATAACCATTTATCAGTCTGCAAACGCCATGAAATTTTTGGTGCATTACAACAGAAGATCAAGATCATAGAACATAGAGAAGAAACCACAGAGGAGAAAGTAATGTTCTCAGGCAACTTGAACAGAAAATCAAGCATAGCAGATGCTACTTGCCAACAATGATTTTTTTGACTTGATGATATAGCTCCCACAAGTCCTTCAAGAGCATTCACCCAGTATCTTGATGGAAGGTCACTTGAATCAGATTGGTGTGTGTCTTGGCCATCCCCATCTCTGGTACttgcttgaatgacaacacttaaGCATCTTGAGAAAAATAAGCAGTTTGCTAATGTACAAGTGAGCCTCATTCCCAACTTATAATGCATGTTCCAGCTGGCTTCAATAGCTGGAAGAAGACCAGAAATTAACTTTCCGAGTCGATCCAAGAGTTCTTCAATTTCACCAGCAGACAGAATATGAATCCCTTCACCCAAAAGATCAGTGCAGGTGTCATCACTTTCAAATGTTTTAGACAACCCGTTCACATATCCATCTGCAAGATCTGGtgaatcaaactgataagttaagcCATCATTAATGCTTAAGTTGGGACCACCTGCAGTTGactgttttctctcaagtggcagatTGACACCAAATGACTTTAGACCCTGCACTACTACAATGAGACAGCTGTTAATGAGTTTCTGGAATGCACTGAGGTAATCATAGATAGAAGATATGGGTGCTGAAGTGGTAAAATCAACCCACAACAACAAGGATTCTAAAACTTCTTTCTTCCTCCTGAAGGACAGATCAGGAAACAGATGACCTAAAATGCAAATCATCAATGATCCCTGGAATTTCTTCTCTTCAGTAACCTCATTCAGTTCCTTTTCACACCTTATACTGTCAAATAGTTCTTCAAAATTTGACAAATGAAAGTCCTGATGAAGTGATGCATCAGACAAGTGCTTCTCATCATCACTTGCCTTCCGCAAAGAGTAAGAAATTATTGGTCCTAACAGAGATAGAATAGAATTCAGGAAAGCAACATCACAAAAGGAGGCTCTACAAAGAGATATCAAGATGTGAGCTACCCTCGGCATTTCATTAACCAATGCTTCCATGTGCTCAACAGTAATCGATTCAAGCACGTAAAAAATAACTGCCTTAGCATTTCTAGCGATATGACCTCTCAAAGGATTAGcattttttgtaacatgaagatgGTTCCTTATTGTTTCCAGATATGGCCACAAACAAAGGTCAGCAAACCAGCAGAGGATATCTGGAACAGCACTGCATGGAAGAGATTTTAGTTGCATACCAACAGCTTCCAAAATTATCTCTCCAGACTCACCAAACTGCTTTCTCATGTTTGGGAAGAACATATGCAGGTGAGGAAAAAGTACTTGAAATGATAGTTTAGCATCTGACTGATTAGAAGACTCAAATTCTTTATCAACTTGGGAGTGTGTTTTGGTACCCGATGGATCTGAATATGCAgattcaattttcttttttactAAATTATCTGTAAGTGCTAACTCATCCACAAAAATTGATAACAATGATGAAATTTGTGAAAGATCAGAGGCAATAAACAAGTGTTCCTTCAAGTATTGCTTTGCATATCGAGATACTCCCATCCATCCTAAAAATCTAGAAAGTGGACATGTGCAACTTGAAAATCTGGATATTTTCTGCATCCACGATGAAGGTGGAACTAAAGTTCTGTAGATGAAACCAGCACTTTTGATGCCAATGGGATTTGTCCCTTCATCATTTCCAGAAGATGCTATTACCAATCTTTCAAGAAGTGCCCAGCGCCTTCGCAGCCCATGTAACTTTTCCATTTCAAGCTGTATGTTTCCTGCTTTCAGTTGGGTGTACAAAGTTGTAAGTTGTCCACTAAGATTTTCAGCTGACTGCAGTATAATGTCAATAACATCCTCTGCAGAACAGGATAACTCAGTTGCAGAATGCAGTAGAAAGAGGAGACTCTGTAACagaatttcatgtgatgattgttGTTCCCTTCTTAATTGCTGAATTACAAAGTGACAAAGCAATGATTGATTCTGCCTAACCAATGTTACCACATCAGCTGATTCAATGTCCACTTGTGATATTTCCAAAGCCTGTTGATTACCTTCAAAATTATATGTATAAGGTTTACCAAGAGCCAAAATTCTCTCAGATTCGAGGTCCAGTTTAGCGGCACGAAGCAGAATTTGCAGAACTGTTATATCTCTTTTACTTTCAAGATAAGCTATTGTCTCCAGATTGACATTACATCTCTTAAGGTCTTTATTAAACTCCACTAATCCAGTTTTATTCTTGAATTTGGATCCAATAATTTTCATCTGATTCATAAGCTCTGAATTGCATCCATATGAAATCATAAAGAATGGGTTGACATAACATTCTGCGGCCAAGAGTAAGGCATCTATTGCAGCTTCATGGCTTTCTGGGGTTATGTCATGCTGGGAACACAAATCAGATGCCAAACGTTCAAATTCGGAAGCCCTAAATACCGAATCTTGATGGTTTACAAGTTGTAGATAATCTGCTTGTGAATAGAAGTAATCAGCAAAGAAACCAGTATTCAACTGAAAGttgttatttgaaatcttattcacCTCTGAAACACCACAACCAGAATTCAAGCTGATACAGTCCCCAGTAAAATAGTTGGGAACACTTGTCAGAACAATTTTTGACAGATCTCTAGGAGCAAACTGCAGGTTAGCATCTTGGAGTACATCTTTTCTTGTAGCAGCTTCAGATGCATCAATCTTTCCCTTTACTTCATCTGGACTACTGGATATGCTAGAAGCCCCATGAGAACAGATCACAGAGTCGGAAGAAACAGCTAAAGACTCTTGATCAGCCACTTTAGGAAATGAACATTTGCAAAGGTCAATATCTGAAGGTAATGGCATGTGTGGCCCCAGAACAGAAAGAAGTACACTGCAATATAGAAAGACAGTATATTGTCAGCTAAATGAAAACCAAGTAATGTAACAACCAACAAGGTGCATTGATAAGATTCCTTTTGTTGCAAaaaacacaatttttttttttttttactctcacATCTTTTTAAACAGCAGTCTACACCAATCACTTCATTCTCTCTTTTTGTATCTTCCAAAAATAAGCACTATCAAGTATAAACCATAAAGAtgtttaactttttttattttccctATGATATTATCATATGCTGTTACAGTAGACCTTGGTGCAACAGATCCACGTCTCCATTCAGATTCCACAGAAGGAAGAATGGCAGGCCTTCGTAATGCAGTACGTATAACATTGAGTGCAATAGAACAGTTCTTCTGTTTCTCCAAGTGTATATC includes:
- the LOC135581654 gene encoding uncharacterized protein LOC135581654 isoform X5; this encodes MDMELEPRTKALAYKIKATSRESPAQKAANVFDPDLRTHWSTGTNTKEWILLELDEPCLLSHIRIYNKSVLEWEISVGLRFKPEAFLKVRPRCEAPRREMVYPMNYTPCRYVRISCLRGNPIAIFFIQLMGVTVTGLEPELQPIANYLIPHIISHKQDAHDMHLQLLQDVAKNLLVFLPELETDLTNFPDAAETNIRFFAMLAGPFYPILRLSNERKASNVLPFSSDLDASKSNPSSTLTVSSNFEAQPRRSRSPPFPELACSSIAFRSDAVIILLRKAYKESHLGIVCRRASIALHRLVEANNLLGESACTDDLGLSSISDEIVKTEVTSHMQPADYSSLFGEEFKLPEDYWDASYLNVLDISAVEEGILHVLFGCASQPLLCCKLADSNSNFWSLLPLIQALLPALRPPISLPDQVDDSFSQWNHPSVQHALSQIITMSSSSVYHPLLHACAGYLSSFLSSHAKAACVLIDLCSGPLSPWISTITAKVDLAIELLEDLLGVIQGVPQSAGRARAVLKYILLALSGHMDDVLSKYKEFKHRLLFLLEMLEPFLDPVITGTKNTTFEDASDIHLEKQKNCSIALNVIRTALRRPAILPSVESEWRRGSVAPSVLLSVLGPHMPLPSDIDLCKCSFPKVADQESLAVSSDSVICSHGASSISSSPDEVKGKIDASEAATRKDVLQDANLQFAPRDLSKIVLTSVPNYFTGDCISLNSGCGVSEVNKISNNNFQLNTGFFADYFYSQADYLQLVNHQDSVFRASEFERLASDLCSQHDITPESHEAAIDALLLAAECYVNPFFMISYGCNSELMNQMKIIGSKFKNKTGLVEFNKDLKRCNVNLETIAYLESKRDITVLQILLRAAKLDLESERILALGKPYTYNFEGNQQALEISQVDIESADVVTLVRQNQSLLCHFVIQQLRREQQSSHEILLQSLLFLLHSATELSCSAEDVIDIILQSAENLSGQLTTLYTQLKAGNIQLEMEKLHGLRRRWALLERLVIASSGNDEGTNPIGIKSAGFIYRTLVPPSSWMQKISRFSSCTCPLSRFLGWMGVSRYAKQYLKEHLFIASDLSQISSLLSIFVDELALTDNLVKKKIESAYSDPSGTKTHSQVDKEFESSNQSDAKLSFQVLFPHLHMFFPNMRKQFGESGEIILEAVGMQLKSLPCSAVPDILCWFADLCLWPYLETIRNHLHVTKNANPLRGHIARNAKAVIFYVLESITVEHMEALVNEMPRVAHILISLCRASFCDVAFLNSILSLLGPIISYSLRKASDDEKHLSDASLHQDFHLSNFEELFDSIRCEKELNEVTEEKKFQGSLMICILGHLFPDLSFRRKKEVLESLLLWVDFTTSAPISSIYDYLSAFQKLINSCLIVVVQGLKSFGVNLPLERKQSTAGGPNLSINDGLTYQFDSPDLADGYVNGLSKTFESDDTCTDLLGEGIHILSAGEIEELLDRLGKLISGLLPAIEASWNMHYKLGMRLTCTLANCLFFSRCLSVVIQASTRDGDGQDTHQSDSSDLPSRYWVNALEGLVGAISSSQKNHCWQVASAMLDFLFKLPENITFSSVVSSLCSMILIFCCNAPKISWRLQTDKWLSSLFERGIDNLSGNEASLVDLFCTMLGHSEPEQRSVALRHLGRIVDLGSYNGVNELPYSVKQNLVCSRSVGIVPESVASILVTKTWDRVIVVASSDPSMLLRTHAMVLLLAFVPYAERAQLQSFLVSTHTILRGMGKVTNSMEVGHITRLSLHILASACLYSPAEDITLIPESVWRNLEQMGMSKIGVLNDLEKNLCLSLCKLRNEFDGAKPVLKEVLSSSSMGKPSDSNFQSIRETILQVLSSLTSIQSYFEFFSERIDQQSQELEEAEIEMELLREEAVFEEASGFLLEEAVPSLTISSDKEINRLHQIKDEIRSLERSKLREEIVARRQKKLLMRHARKKCLEEAALREMELLQELDGFLLDVFFASLGFIMSFGLVVIALVSCRERTSELERDIERQRELENERARTRELQFNLDMEKERQIQKELQRELEQVESGTRSFRREFSSNPSRGGGSKQNWFV